In the Vespula vulgaris chromosome 9, iyVesVulg1.1, whole genome shotgun sequence genome, CaaagtttataataaattatatattataataaataattttatattttgtatcatcacaatttattttatctgagACAATAatctatctaatatatatatatgtaagactTACATTTGCAAGACTTGTTTGCCTTACATTTTtagtaattatttacatatactataatttatacaaatataatgaaaaaggCAACATGCAAGTATTTCataagaaattagaaattgcTATAAGAAAGGATTTAACAGATTTAAGGAATACAGCAGACCAATATGTCAAACAGACATATTTGTAGACAtcattaaaagaataataaaataaataaaagaagtgtTGTAATTCTGCCTAATATGTAATTTAACTAAaagatatgaattatttaaagtaagatcaaaaataaattttctctattaatataatacatttgaaAGTGATCAGATATgtagaggaataaaaaatatatcctcttaaataataattttagattaattacaagtttcttaataattattttattaatatgatatattccTATATAGGAACATAAAATGCATCTCCAGCAAGCAATCCTGGGGAATGtcacaatataaataattatcactACCAATTTATTCAAACTTTTCTTTAAGCTTTTGTTTGTATAACACAGGTACTAGAGAAAGCATTGCAAAGATACACAAAATTATCATACTATTCCAGGACCATGCATCACTAGACGAAGTTAAATTATGTAATGTTTGTCCTGCTTGTATTGCAACAAATGATGGTGGTGCAACACCAAAAAATGTGCCCACTGTGAAAGGTATTATAGGGACTCCTATTACAGGGCTAGCTAAATTTATGAACCAATTAGGTAAGAGTGGTGTCATTCGAAgaaataacatataatttaaaagatgaTCTCTATGCTTAGCTACCATCACTGTCCATTCATTAGCTTTTTCTgggaaatatttatataataactttCTTCCTAATAATGATGACAGAAGATAACAAAGCGTTGCACCAACTGCACTGCATGTACATACTAGTAAAAGTGCTATAGGAAATCGGAATAAGAATCcagataatatcgataaaaaaatagatccAGGAATTGCAAATGTTTGCAAActgatttatatatgtaaatatatatatgtaaggaaaaagatataagaaatattaatcaaaattaatggaatataaaatacatttaagaCAAAGGATACAATATATAAGTAACGAATAGACCTGCCAATacttcaaaataatataaatcctTATATCTTCCTAATAATTTTCCAAGATTTTTTGCATCTTCTATATGAAAGggtaatttcatatattccttctcttctctgtaagataaataaatatgaaagagaTTTATCTTAACTTAATGAACATgacaaattatacaaaaaatatttcatactcTGCTAATTCTGGAAAACTCATATAGACATAAGATAGAGCAGTTAGTGACGCAATGAATATCAAAGTAACTGTTAATATAGCCCTTCTTGTTGAAGTTTCTCCATTCATTTTTCTTGACTCTActgtaaaaataatcaaattcaaTCTAAAATGACataaaatgttacaaattATAGGCTAATaacatgtaatatttaaaacaatatataataacattaattaatatatttagcCACGTAAGCAAATCGCGAAATAAGTTTAAAAcgaacaatataaaaatattttgttaaaattgatAACTAATACAAAtcgatatgatatataaaaatgatatttgaattaattattggAGTTAAAAGATACGAAAATGAGGTTAAGATGATCTTTTAAATACTATTATTTgagaaatattacgaattaataaaattcttaaaagcaaagaaaaataacatgactatgtgattatatatataaatacaaatttttcaaaacgattaataaaattatattaatattaccagtatttgtattaatttgtGCACTCATTTTTACGTCGGGTTTTACTTGATATCAGGAAAAACACTTCTTCCATTTATATTATCGAATGATTTACTTAAGATTTATGAATGTCGTATACTGTTTATACCATTTCATGCTACACGAGATACAAGAGCGCTCACTAGCGGCCGTTCAACTTATTAACTAGTATACCGCCATATTGTCCCAGAAAAGCGAGTCAACAATTTGTAGCCAATGTCATTAGTAACGATTCTACAAAACTTATTGAATTTCCTACTTTGATTTCATCTCATaggggaagaaaaatgatatatctattatatttcttatgcAAATTTAAATGCAGAAACAAAACATAATGAGGTACTATTccaaatattactttttaatgttgatctcaaatatttttaccGCGCTTCGGTTATATACCTTGTATGATTTGTACTAGtccgttaaaaatttttcgaatatgatatttttaagttatttctcatatattcctttattatttgtgtttttatacgaagaaacgagaatgtaaataagtagacgaaaaggaaaattggAGTTAAGAAAAGTTAATGGaaatgagagacagagagagacagagagagactgagagagagacagagagagagagagagagagagagagagagagagagagagagagagagagagagagagagaggggatagGTGAAGgtgagagagagcgaaagagaaagtagagaaggaaagggatCTTCGTTTTGAGTGCagcgatatatgtatttctagCTACAGGCGCCTTTTTTTGATCAGAATTATGAAGAATATTCGATCTATTTTGGtacttcctttcctttcctacATCCCGACTCCTCGGACAGTCgaaaacgtacatacgtaatcTTGAAGTTTGCTATATATCGAATTAAGaggtaattatataaaatgtaaatattaattacgaatTTGATTaggaagaaagtaataatcataatcattaaGTATAAGCGTCGtcttatatgaatataaaaaaaagaattttctatacATAAAAGTTCATAACATATTCTTGAGTTTTACTTATAGATATGTCGGATCATTATAAAAGATCTAAAAAATCGTTTGTGCATTTTATCCAACTTTTCATCACCGTTTGATCCTAAGCGCACTATTACTGAGATACAGACAGTTATTAGGATGACgatctttatctttgttttcatGAAATTCCAGTCACGTAGGACGAAAGGTCGGCACGAGATGCAGAAAGGAGATGGCAGATAGAACGTTGAGAGACGcggtgcgagagagaaagaaagagggggaaaTAAAGTCTCTACAGCGAAGATCGCGTAGCGAGGACAAACCGGCATACCAAAGACAGACCAAGTCCAGATGCTGTCTGTCGTACTAAATGCGGCTGTGTGGAGATCATAGAGTACTTTGGGATATCCTGTCCCGGGGAAATCGTTCGACGTGAAACAGGAAGTGGGGACAGATCCTGTGCGAAGTCATACTTTGGAATCCCAGGGGTTAAAACGCTCCACATCGCATGCCTGTGTATCGTCACTGTTAACTTCTTACGTTCCTACTCCTCCGTCCTTAGATTTCTTCATTTGTTTGAAGAAAAGAGACTTTATGCCACACATGAATCTTAAATGTGTGAGTTCATTcatgatcatttattttgagCAATTTATACCATTCGctagaaaagatattaataaggAAATCAATATCTCCTTTCCAGGCTATTTTTCGAATATCCTGTTTGTATAGATtctgattaaaataaatttttaattatgatttagattctttttaaatgcAAGTACAATAaggtatgtataataaatgtattaagtatataaatattattttgaattctTTGATTTATACGTGTATCCATTTTAatgatacaatataaaatattttttgtttggaaGAACAAGTAAAGAAACTAGGATGGACGTATCCAAGATATTATCTCTCTGCATTCAAGCACGTAGACGATTTAGAAACTGGTTGCTCCTTCGTTATTCCCAGAGATGCATCGGTCAGCCTACGAAAGGAATGGTGGTCACTTGGGAAGAAGTAGGGTTGATCGTCCAGGTAAGAattatgtacctatatatatatatatatatatatatatatatatatatatatataatactagtTGGAGAGAACCCGTCGAGAAACTACTTCACCTccaagttttctttctctttttctctccctttcttttccccCCATCCCcacccctttctttctttccaccgACAGAGATTTCCTCTCCTACGATCTCTCTCCCCCCACCCCATCGACCTCGGTTTCTAccatctccctctttctctctttctttcattctttcttgtttctctcgtATACGCTTTTGCCTCGTCTCTTCTAGTCtctatcttcgtttctctcacTCTAGACTCTCGCGGTTATGTCGTGGGCGGAAATTAGTATAACTCGTCGGACTAGTCGCGTTGCGACCGCGCGTTAGTACGCACGTACTTCGAAAGAAACGTCGAGAAGaaatacaagaagaaaaatatcacatctctgtattttttaaaaatgtcctcttctttttcccctttcttcgTCTTATCTAATATCTATTAAACAGAGGGTGATCGTGTGTGTTGTGATaacaatgaattaattttttgttttatttttgtgcACGAACTACGACACTAAATCAAGTATCAACAAAAACTGACAGACTATCCTTAGTGATacgtgaatttttattttctagacTCTACATCAATTTCGTGTGTTCAATTGGGTGCTGTGATTAAAAgagaatcataaaaaaaaagaaaagaaattttttttaattttctcgacTCCGCGACGATGAGGACAAGGATTACATCATGACAGAGCCGAAACTGAAGGCAGCGtaagtatttttattgatcgatcgattaatattttctctttttatgatCGAAGGAATGTATTAAACATTCGTGTTATAATCAACttaacgaaatttttataGGATCGGTTAGATTTTGTCTGACTCGTAACTTCCTTGTAATCAATTGATCTTTACCGGTATCGTCGTTAAAAGGGTGTCGACTTTAATGTCGCTTCAATAGGGCTCT is a window encoding:
- the LOC127066272 gene encoding transmembrane protein 41 homolog isoform X2 — protein: MSAQINTNTESRKMNGETSTRRAILTVTLIFIASLTALSYVYMSFPELAEEEKEYMKLPFHIEDAKNLGKLLGRYKDLYYFEVLAGLFVTYIFLQTFAIPGSIFLSILSGFLFRFPIALLLVCTCSAVGATLCYLLSSLLGRKLLYKYFPEKANEWTVMVAKHRDHLLNYMLFLRMTPLLPNWFINLASPVIGVPIIPFTVGTFFGVAPPSFVAIQAGQTLHNLTSSSDAWSWNSMIILCIFAMLSLVPVLYKQKLKEKFE
- the LOC127066272 gene encoding transmembrane protein 41 homolog isoform X1, with the translated sequence MSAQINTNTVESRKMNGETSTRRAILTVTLIFIASLTALSYVYMSFPELAEEEKEYMKLPFHIEDAKNLGKLLGRYKDLYYFEVLAGLFVTYIFLQTFAIPGSIFLSILSGFLFRFPIALLLVCTCSAVGATLCYLLSSLLGRKLLYKYFPEKANEWTVMVAKHRDHLLNYMLFLRMTPLLPNWFINLASPVIGVPIIPFTVGTFFGVAPPSFVAIQAGQTLHNLTSSSDAWSWNSMIILCIFAMLSLVPVLYKQKLKEKFE